The following DNA comes from Porphyromonadaceae bacterium W3.11.
AGCTTCAGTATATATGCTTTCAGGCATTCCACTGTGAGTAAAGTGATAACTCAGACCAGGCTCTAGATATAGTCCTATGTTTGAGTATATGTTATAACGAATACCTAGAGATCCTCTTACAGACCAAATATAGTAATTCGGATCGTTTGGGTGATTGAACGTTCTGAGTGTATTCTTATCAACGATAAATTTGCTACTACTTGTTACAGATAGTGTCCTCTCAATAGCACCTCCTAGCGATCCATATAAATCAAGGTTGCGACTCTTCCAGAAATTGTATTTTAGGGCAATTGGCAATCCAATTAGGTGCTGTTGACGCCTAATCTCTTGAAAGTTATCCATAGTCCCCTGCTTTGTCTTACTTGATAAATATGTGTAAGTAAGTCCAGCTTCTATCGCAAGTTTATTGCTGATCATATAGGATCCAGTTATCCCAATCGTTATAGGCAAGTCATGAAATGTCTCTTTTTTTATCTCCTTATTTTGATTAAAGAAGTCCACCTCTCTCTTCGCTGTATAAGATTCTTTACTCCCGACGTCATTAGGACTAGAGGAAGCCATTTGAATGTAATCTCTGCCATATCCAGATTGACTATCATGGTGTTTCGATGCGTTCTGAGCAAAAATGTTGAGTGAAAGGTGAGATACATTATCATTTACCTTTAACCTTCTTATTGGTGAGGCTGCTGTAGGCTCTTTTGGGTTAGGAGTGATATTGTTGTTATTAGCATTCTTAGAGAGCTCATTCTTACTATCTGATGCCAACTCATTTGATGAGTCTTGATACTGATTGATGCTGTCAGTGACGATGACACTTATTATATTCGTTGAGTCTGCTACGGATAGACTCTCACTCTCGTCAAGGTTAAGATTATTATTAGTCACCACTTTCTGAGGTGTCTTTTGCATAGCTCGTATGTGATCCTTATCGATGCTTTCTGAAGGCGTTACTATCTTCCATTGTGAAAGAGTGTCTAGTAACGCTATCTCACGATCATCTGTACTAAGGATTATCTCAGATTGTTTAGAAAATCTTTGTGTGATAAGTAGTGCAATAATAGTAATAGCAGCAGCTGTCAAAAGAGCTTTACTCCATATCGGAAATAGGGGACGAGGGGTACTAATCTTCTCTGTATCGAGTCGCTCCTCTATCGCCTCCCAAAGATCCTTTGGAGGTTCTTCTTCATAAAGCTTTAGCTTTTCGCGTAAGTTATCTATCCACTCTTTTTTCATAATTTACCTTGATGATGACTTATTCATCATGATGCTTTTTTCGATATTCATTAATCCAAGAAGCCAATAGTTTTTTTGCCCTAAAGTATTGAGACGCAGAGGTGTTTTCCTTTATATTCAATGTCTCTGCTATTTCTCTATGACTTTTGCCCTCTATAGCATATAGGTTGAAAACTATTCGATATCCGTCTGGTAGCTCGCTGATAAATTTGTGGATCACCTCAATAGGGATCTCCTCAATCTCCACATCCTCCCTTTCGTCTGCTAGTTCGAAATTTGGATCAAGTAAACTGATGTTACTCGTCTTTCTTATGAAAGAAATCGATTCATTTATGACGATTCGGGTAGCCCATGCCCTGAATGACCCTTCCCCTTGGTATGTAAAGCGGCTTATTTCTTTGAAAATCTTGATGAAACTATCTTGGAGAATGTCTTTTGCATCTTCTCTATTTCTGATATAGCGGGTACAAACACCCATTAGATAACCGATATGTAAGTCATAGATAGACTTCATAGCTTTGTTATCTCCAGCTTTGATCTTACTGATGATTCGCTGTTCGTTTGTCACGTTATTATCAATTATAATAGATGTTTTATGCCCCAAAGTTACATAACTTTGGGACATAAGCACATACTACAGTGGGAGAGATTGATTATTTTTCTTTGGTTTTATAATCAATTAATGTGTGTTTCTCGCCATAAAATGACCTCCAAACTAACTTTATCTTAACAGTCTCACCTTTAGTGTCAGGAAGAGACTTTAGATTAAATGCTACATATGCGTCAGCTGGACGACCATAAATATCACCGAAAGCATTATGTCTCAGTTCCAACTCATACGGTTCATCAGGATTTTTACCTGATACTAGATTGAGCATATGTCGTTTAGTACTTTGGCTCCAAACAGTTCTAATCTTAAGATTCAGGTAGCCGTCTTCAATGGCTTTCTTTGGGTCGTTTAGGATCTCTAACTGATCATTCCCATATTTTTTTTCATCGGCTATAACGTATGGGATGGTCTGTTTGGTTAAGATACTATCGATCCAATTCACCTTGACGGCCTTGGTATAACCTTCATGTTTTTCCTGAACCTCTTCAAAGTTCAGTAACGCTCTTACTTCTTTTCCTTCGAATGGATGTTTCTTAATATTGACAGGCAATAAGGTCGTTTGATCATCTAGTTGTAAGAAAATCGTGTTGTCAGGACTTGTCTTTACAGTTACAATCCCATTTGGATAATATTTGTTGTCAGGTTCATGCCCATTATTCTTAAGGCATGATTGAGTAAAAATAGCAGTTAAAAGTACTGCTAGCGAGTAAAAAATTTTTCTTGTTTTCATAATCGTTTTTGTTTAATGATTGAACTCTACTTAGTAAACGCGAGACTACGATAAATCTTGCATCCTTTTCTCAAAAATATTTGAACTCACCCATAAAAAGCTTCGCCTCTCCCCAAAAATTTAGTTCTATGTGATAGAGATATGTTTCCAATAGGAACGATGATTATTTTATGCAAAGTTTTATTTGGTCGTTTTTATTGAGAATAATACAAAAAAGGGATATATTTGAAAAAATAACTTAAATAAAAAGATAATATGATGAAACAATTTAATGACTTTACTAATCTCTATCCAGTGAGTAAGACACTGCGCTTTGAATTAAAACCAATTGGAAAAACTTTAGATAATATCAAGAATGTCGATATTATCAAAAAAGACAACCATCGTGCCGATAGCTACCAAAAGGTGAAGAAAATTATCGATGAATATCATAAAGTATTTATTGACACAGCACTGAATCGTTTTGGACGCGCTGAAATAAGGCAAGATATGACTGAGCTACTAAGGTCGTACTATAATCTATATTTGAATGGCAATAAGACTAAGGAAGAAGATAAGAAGTTTGAAAAAATCCAAACAGATCTTCGTGAACTAATCGTTAGTGTCTTAACTGGAGCTAAAGGAAAACATAAAGATAAAGACCAAAATGGTCGATATAAAAATCTTTTCAAAGAAGAATTGATAAGAGATATACTACCCCCTTTTGTCAGCAGTGAGGAGGACCGAAAGCTCTTATCCGAGTTTAAAGGTTTCACTACTTATTTTGTAGGGTTTCATGAAAACAGGAAAAATATATATTCGGATCAAGCTCATTCTACCGCTATTAGTTATAGGCTTATTCACGAAAATCTCCCAAAGTTTATAGATAATCTATTGATTTTCGAAAAAATAAAAGATCCACTTTCACACGAACTTTCAGACCTCTATACAACCTTTACAGATGGAGGTTACATTAATGTACCACGGCTTAATGATATTTTCACATTAGAGCATTATACCCATGTGCTATCTCAGAAAGGAATTGAATCCTATAATGCTGTTATCGGAAAAGTTGTAGGAGAAGACGGAACAGAATACAAAGGACTAAATGAGCGCATAAACCTATATAATCAAAGGCAAAATAGGAATAGAAGATCGACTACCATTATTTAAGCCGCTCTACAAGCAAATACTAAGTGATAGGGAACAACTCTCTTGGCTACCAGAGACTTATGCTGATGATGATGAGTTGCTCGAGTCCATCAAGACTTTTTGTGAATACCTTGATTCTGACGTACTCGATCGTACCCGTGTATTTATGAGATCTATCTCAGATTATGACTTATCTAAGATTTATATAAGAAATGATGCACAGCTAACAGATATATCTAAGTGGATTTTTGGAGATTGGAACCTAATCAATAAAGCTAGAGAGCTGGCTTACGATCTTACCACGACTGCTAAGAAAGGTACTGCTAGGTATGAGGACAACCGTAAGAAAGCACTGAATGCAGAAAAGAGTGTTACAATCGCCACCCTCAATGAGTGCATTAAACTATTACCAGAGGAATATTGTGAAAAACAAATTGATAAATACTTCTCAGAATTGAGAAAAGTTGATCATAATGAGGGAGATGCCTTAGATCTGATAGAGGTAATTAAGCTATCCAACACTAATACAAAACAACTATTGACCACCCCATATCCTGAAGATTACAACCTAATACAAGATAAAGCGAACGTTGCCCTCATTAAGAGTTTATTAGATTCTGTTAGTAACCTACAGAGATTCCTAAAGCCATTAATAGGTTATGGCGATGAGTCCGATAAAGATCAGAAGTTTTATGGTGAACTAAATTATATATGGGAAGCACTTAATCAGATTATTCCGCTATATAATATGGTGCGTAATTATCTTACTCGAAAGCCATATTCTACAGAGAAGATTAAGCTCAACTTCGGTAATTCTCAGTTACTAAATGGGTGGGACAGAAATAAGGAAAGAGATAATACCAGCATTATATTACGCAAAGATGGTAATTACTATCTAGCTATTATGGACAAAAAGCATAATAAGAGTTTTGATGCTAATCCATTGCCTAACGATGGGGACTGTTATGAGAAAATGGACTATAAACTCTTGCCTGGTCCTAATAAGATGCTCCCCAAAGTATTTTTGTCTAAGAAAGGAATAGAAACATTCAAGCCTAGTAAAGAACTACTAGAAAAATACGCATTAGGCACTCATAAGAAAGGAGAAAACTTCAATATTCAGTATACACACAAACTAATTGATTTTTTTAAAGAATCAATCAATGCTCATGTGGATTGGCGTCACTTCGACTTTGACTTTTCAGAGACATCCACCTACAGTGACATCTCAGGCTTTTATCGAGAGGTCGAACATCAAGGATATAAGGTGACCTTCCGTAATGTATCTGTAGCTTATGTTGATTCTTTGGTCAATGATGGTAAGTTATACCTGTTTCAGATATACAATAAAGACTTCTCTCCATATAGCAAAGGGACGCCTAACCTTCATACCCTCTATTGGAAGATGCTCTTTGACGAACGTAATTTGGCCGATGTAGTCTATAAGCTTAATGGGCAAGCCGAAGTCTTTTTCCGTAAAAGGAGCCTCCGTTATGAGCAACCTACACATCCGGCACATCAGCCCATCAAAAAGAAAAATGCCATTAATAAGGGAGAAGAGAGTCTCTTTGAATATGACCTAATTAAGGACAGACGATATACGCTTGATAAGTTTCAATTTCATGTTCCTATAACGATGAACTTCAAGAGTGTTCAAGGAGATCGAGTCAACCAACTTGTACAAGATTATATTAGGTCCAATAAGGACATCCATGTTATTGGTATTGATAGAGGGGAGAGACATCTATTATATATCTCTGTGATAGATGGAAGGGGTAATATCGTAGAGCAATTCTCATTAAATGAGATTATTAATCATCATAATGGAAATGAGTACAAAACGGATTATCACGGCCTACTAGAGACACGAAATGCACAGCGTCAGAAGGAACGCCAAAACTGGCAGACTATTGAAGGTATAAAGGATCTTAAGCAAGGATACCTGAGTCAAGTCGTCCACAAAGTATCTCAGCTAATGATAAAGTATAATGCTATCGTGGCACTAGAAGACTTAAATATGGGTTTCAAGAGAGGTCGCCAAAAGGTGGAAAGCTCCGTTTACCAACAATTCGAAAAGCAACTAATAGACAAATTAAACTATCTAGTGGATAAGAAGCTGGATCCACATAAAGAGGGCGGATTACTAAAAGCTTACCAGCTTACCAGTCCATTCAAAAGCATTAGAGAGATGGGTAAGCAGAATGGTTTTCTCTTTTATATCCCAGCATGGAATACGAGTAAGATAGACCCCGTGACAGGTTTTGTCAATCTCTTCAATACCCGATATGAGAGTGTAGATAATTCAAAAGCCTTTTTCGAAAAATTTGATTCGATTAATTATCATCAAGGTCATGATTGGTTTGAGTTCAAGTTTGACTATAATAAATTTAATCGCAGGGCAGAAGGAACTCAAACGAAATGGGTCTTATGTACCCATGGCGATCGGATTATGGCATTTAGAAATTCACAAAAGAATAGCCAATGGGATTACAAAGACATCTGTCTTACTAATGAATTTAAAGCACTCTTTGAAGAGTACCAAATAGACTATCATGCTAAAGATAGCATACAAGACGATATCATTAAGGTAAATGATAAAGACTTTTTTGTGAGGCTACTTATTCTATTCAGACTGTTAGTGCAGATGCGTAATAGTAGGAAAGAGACAGATGAGGACTACCTAATTTCTCCTATCGCTGACGCAAACGGAAACTTCTATGACAGCCGAGACTGTGGTCAAAATCTGCCCAAAAACGCTGACGCTAATGGGGCATACAATATTGCACTCAAAGGATTATGGGCCTTACAGACGATTCGTGATACCGAAGAGGAGAAGAAACCAAAGCTAGGAATCTCTAATAAGGAGTGGTTGAATTTTATTCAGAAAAAGCCTTTTCAGAACAGGTAATGAATGATTATATTCTCATCTCAACCCTAAATGACTTTATCTTTTGTCCGTACTCTATATACCTACATAACGTATATATGAGTACGGATGAAGACCTTTACCATGCTGTGCCACAAGTAAGAGGTACGGTAGCACACAAAGCCACTGACAGTAAGTCATCTTCAACTCAAAAAGATGTAATACTAGCCTTACCAGTTTTTTCAGAACGCTTTCATTTAATGGGAAAGATAGATGTATATAAACGAAAAGAGAAAAAGCTAGTAGAGCGTAAATACCAACTTAAGGGAATTTTTCAAGGGCAGATCTATCAATTATGGGCACAATTCTTCTGTATGAGAGAGATGGGATATATCGTAGAATCTTTTGCATTTTACGAGATTTCGACCAATAGGATGATACCTATATCTCTACCATCTTCTGAGAAGGAGTGCCAATTTGAGAAGTTTGTTTCTGACTTTTTGAATTATGATCCATCTAGTCCCATTAAAATAAATCCTAATAAGTGTAGTCACTGTATCTATTGTAACTTATGCGATAAGACTGATTTAGAAAATGTTTACTCATAAAGACATTGAATATAGAACCATTTTTGTCATTAATTGTATTCAAAAGCGGCATCTCCGCTTGCTTAATGGCGAGTTACTCTTAGAAGAGGAAGTTGATGATGAGGGAAGGGTTAAGACACTAACAAAGTTACCTTTCCAAAAGATTTTCGCCCTTTTTGTGGTGGGACATATTACCATCACCTCTGCTCTTATCGAAAAGTGTCAGAAGTATGGTGTGGCATTAGTTGTGATGAAACCCAATCTACGACCTATCTTCTTTTGGAGCAACCCAGCGGAAGCCAATTATCTTCTTCGTCAGCGTCAGCACCTAATGGCCAAAGAAGATTTATCCATCGCAAAGATTATCGTAAATAATAAGATAAGAAATCAGATTAAGTCTCTAAAAAATACCCGAAAGAAAGACGATATAACTTTATCAGCGATAGAAAAGTGTATAAGCTACCTGCCTATGGTGAATCAGTGCATTAATTACTCAGAATTGATGGGCATAGAGGGAATTGTAGCAAAGCAGTTCTTTGCAGCGTTTTACCAAATGCACCATTGGGAAGGGCGGCGACCACGTGCTAAGTGTGACGTCATTAATGCTACATTAGATATTGGTTATACCATATTATTCAATTATATTGAGTGTTTCCTTAGATTATTTGGTTTTGATCTATATGTGGGTGTCTATCATCGGTTATGGTTCAAACGCAAATCCTTAGTATGTGATATAATGGAGCCATTTAGATGCGTAATTGATAAGACCGTTAGAAAAGGTCTTAATCGGAACCAAATAAGTGAAAAAGACTTTAATGTTAGGAAAGGAGAGTACTATCTCAAACGTGAAAAAAATAAAGAATACCAGCAGCTTTTCTATGATGCACTCATCCCTTATAAAGGAGACGTTTTTGATTATGTACAATCCTATTATAGATGTTTTATGCAGAAAAAATCAGTATCCGAATACCCTCAATTTCTAATTTGATATGCTTATAATCAGTTATGATATCAGTAATGATAAGCTCCGAAATCGATTTTCAAAGATGCTAACCAAAAATGGAGCTATACGCTTACAGTATTCTGTATATGAAGTCAATAACACCAATAGACTTCTTGAAAATCTCATCATAAAAATTGAGGAGCAGTTTGCCAAAAAGTTTGACGGTGGTGATAGTGTCATTATCTTTGATGTATCTTCTGTAAAGTTGAGAAAGTATGGTAATGCTATTCATCGGGATGAAGATATTGTATATTTTTAATCTGCAAACCGTTGTCGATATTTTTTGTTGGTAAAATTATAATGTTCTGAATATTAAGGGTATAAAGGACACTCTCAACAAAAATAAAATAGGAGGGGGAGAAATGAGTTCTTAGACATACATGCCTAAAACATTGGTATTTAGTTAATTATATGCTATATTTGTGGTGTTACTGTTTATAAGCAGTATATAATTTCTACTATTGTAGATATTTCATTACCCCAATGTTGAAAATACGTAGGTTTATAAGCAGTATATAATTTCTACTATTGTAGATCCACTATCGGTGGTGGCCTCACAGTGGACGTTTATAAGCAGTATATAATTTCTACTATTGTAGATAGAATCTTTTATTAACTGAAACGTCTAAATGTTTATAAGCAGTATATAATTTCTACTATTGTAGATTCACAAGCACTCTCTGGAACACACTAAACGTTTATAAGCAGTATATAATTTCTACTATTGTAGATAGAACTT
Coding sequences within:
- a CDS encoding outer membrane beta-barrel protein produces the protein MKKEWIDNLREKLKLYEEEPPKDLWEAIEERLDTEKISTPRPLFPIWSKALLTAAAITIIALLITQRFSKQSEIILSTDDREIALLDTLSQWKIVTPSESIDKDHIRAMQKTPQKVVTNNNLNLDESESLSVADSTNIISVIVTDSINQYQDSSNELASDSKNELSKNANNNNITPNPKEPTAASPIRRLKVNDNVSHLSLNIFAQNASKHHDSQSGYGRDYIQMASSSPNDVGSKESYTAKREVDFFNQNKEIKKETFHDLPITIGITGSYMISNKLAIEAGLTYTYLSSKTKQGTMDNFQEIRRQQHLIGLPIALKYNFWKSRNLDLYGSLGGAIERTLSVTSSSKFIVDKNTLRTFNHPNDPNYYIWSVRGSLGIRYNIYSNIGLYLEPGLSYHFTHSGMPESIYTEAPLKFSLSLGLNFRF
- a CDS encoding RNA polymerase sigma factor gives rise to the protein MSQSYVTLGHKTSIIIDNNVTNEQRIISKIKAGDNKAMKSIYDLHIGYLMGVCTRYIRNREDAKDILQDSFIKIFKEISRFTYQGEGSFRAWATRIVINESISFIRKTSNISLLDPNFELADEREDVEIEEIPIEVIHKFISELPDGYRIVFNLYAIEGKSHREIAETLNIKENTSASQYFRAKKLLASWINEYRKKHHDE
- a CDS encoding NigD-like protein, with the translated sequence MKTRKIFYSLAVLLTAIFTQSCLKNNGHEPDNKYYPNGIVTVKTSPDNTIFLQLDDQTTLLPVNIKKHPFEGKEVRALLNFEEVQEKHEGYTKAVKVNWIDSILTKQTIPYVIADEKKYGNDQLEILNDPKKAIEDGYLNLKIRTVWSQSTKRHMLNLVSGKNPDEPYELELRHNAFGDIYGRPADAYVAFNLKSLPDTKGETVKIKLVWRSFYGEKHTLIDYKTKEK
- the cas12a gene encoding type V CRISPR-associated protein Cas12a/Cpf1 — its product is MLSDREQLSWLPETYADDDELLESIKTFCEYLDSDVLDRTRVFMRSISDYDLSKIYIRNDAQLTDISKWIFGDWNLINKARELAYDLTTTAKKGTARYEDNRKKALNAEKSVTIATLNECIKLLPEEYCEKQIDKYFSELRKVDHNEGDALDLIEVIKLSNTNTKQLLTTPYPEDYNLIQDKANVALIKSLLDSVSNLQRFLKPLIGYGDESDKDQKFYGELNYIWEALNQIIPLYNMVRNYLTRKPYSTEKIKLNFGNSQLLNGWDRNKERDNTSIILRKDGNYYLAIMDKKHNKSFDANPLPNDGDCYEKMDYKLLPGPNKMLPKVFLSKKGIETFKPSKELLEKYALGTHKKGENFNIQYTHKLIDFFKESINAHVDWRHFDFDFSETSTYSDISGFYREVEHQGYKVTFRNVSVAYVDSLVNDGKLYLFQIYNKDFSPYSKGTPNLHTLYWKMLFDERNLADVVYKLNGQAEVFFRKRSLRYEQPTHPAHQPIKKKNAINKGEESLFEYDLIKDRRYTLDKFQFHVPITMNFKSVQGDRVNQLVQDYIRSNKDIHVIGIDRGERHLLYISVIDGRGNIVEQFSLNEIINHHNGNEYKTDYHGLLETRNAQRQKERQNWQTIEGIKDLKQGYLSQVVHKVSQLMIKYNAIVALEDLNMGFKRGRQKVESSVYQQFEKQLIDKLNYLVDKKLDPHKEGGLLKAYQLTSPFKSIREMGKQNGFLFYIPAWNTSKIDPVTGFVNLFNTRYESVDNSKAFFEKFDSINYHQGHDWFEFKFDYNKFNRRAEGTQTKWVLCTHGDRIMAFRNSQKNSQWDYKDICLTNEFKALFEEYQIDYHAKDSIQDDIIKVNDKDFFVRLLILFRLLVQMRNSRKETDEDYLISPIADANGNFYDSRDCGQNLPKNADANGAYNIALKGLWALQTIRDTEEEKKPKLGISNKEWLNFIQKKPFQNR
- the cas4 gene encoding type V CRISPR-associated protein Cas4, yielding MNDYILISTLNDFIFCPYSIYLHNVYMSTDEDLYHAVPQVRGTVAHKATDSKSSSTQKDVILALPVFSERFHLMGKIDVYKRKEKKLVERKYQLKGIFQGQIYQLWAQFFCMREMGYIVESFAFYEISTNRMIPISLPSSEKECQFEKFVSDFLNYDPSSPIKINPNKCSHCIYCNLCDKTDLENVYS
- the cas1 gene encoding type V CRISPR-associated endonuclease Cas1 — translated: MFTHKDIEYRTIFVINCIQKRHLRLLNGELLLEEEVDDEGRVKTLTKLPFQKIFALFVVGHITITSALIEKCQKYGVALVVMKPNLRPIFFWSNPAEANYLLRQRQHLMAKEDLSIAKIIVNNKIRNQIKSLKNTRKKDDITLSAIEKCISYLPMVNQCINYSELMGIEGIVAKQFFAAFYQMHHWEGRRPRAKCDVINATLDIGYTILFNYIECFLRLFGFDLYVGVYHRLWFKRKSLVCDIMEPFRCVIDKTVRKGLNRNQISEKDFNVRKGEYYLKREKNKEYQQLFYDALIPYKGDVFDYVQSYYRCFMQKKSVSEYPQFLI
- the cas2 gene encoding CRISPR-associated endonuclease Cas2 is translated as MLIISYDISNDKLRNRFSKMLTKNGAIRLQYSVYEVNNTNRLLENLIIKIEEQFAKKFDGGDSVIIFDVSSVKLRKYGNAIHRDEDIVYF